Part of the Neovison vison isolate M4711 chromosome 14, ASM_NN_V1, whole genome shotgun sequence genome is shown below.
GATACGACCACATGGAAAGCACAGAACTCGTGGAGCTCCCCGCCCACACCTGGCAGCTCAGGGCAGCGCAAGCGGAAGGTTCAGCTGCTGCCCTCGCGGCGAGGGGCCCGGCTGACGCTGGTAGGGCTCTGTCTGTCCGTCCACACCTGCCCTCCCCAGCACCGCCATCGCGAGCTCTAGGAAGCCGGATGCAGGCTTCCTCCGGCTTCTCTGACAGGCCCCTCGTCTTTGTCTCTggcagccccctcctccccagcttgGCTACTCCATCACCGCCGAGGACCTCGAACTGGAAAAGAGAGCTTCGCTGCGGTGGTTTAACAAGGCCTTGGCGGAAGGGACCGGTAAGGAAGAGCGACCAGCTCCACTCTCCAGAGggttttatttgggtccttctcATCTGAGAAATCCTTTTGGGTCCTCAGTAGAATCAGGAGAACCATGAGCACCGGCACTGGAGAGGGATTTCCAGATAAGCAGATGCTGAGGCCCCGAACGCCCCGTGCTCCGTGGTGTACCCCTGGGAGAAAATTGCCAAATGCGGTCTTTCTTCCTTTAGATGCTGCCTCAAACTGTGTCACCGAGAAGCCCCCTACCACGCAGCCTTCTCTGACGTTTACCCTGCCCGCTGCTGGGACCCCTGCTGGGACCACCGCAGCCCCCGCCGCAGCcacagcccccgcccccgccccaagCCCCAACCCCCTGCTGGAGAGCTTGAAGAAGCTGCAGAGTTCCGCCAGCCTGCCGCCTTCCCCGGGTGAGTGGGCGAGCCCCCTCTGCCGCACAGGACACGGCTCGGTTTCCCTCGAAGCAGAAGTCGCACGCCCGCCAGCCCCGGAAACCTGGGGGAGCTTGAGCCCGTGCGGCTCCCCCGTCCCGAGCTGGTGCGCGCCCAAGAGCTTCTGAAGTCTGTGACCGGCGAGCTCGCGGGAAGGGGGCTGCCGCGCTTCAGGCTGGGGTCGGCGGCCTCGTTGTGGCTGTCTCGGGGCCCACGTGGCTCGTGCTTTGAAATTCTTCGCTTCCTGAGCTGCTCTGAGCCTTGCCGTCCTCTTCGGTAACACGCGGGTAACAGCTTGCGAGGCGCGAGGCTCTCGGAAATGGAAACGGGCTCACACGGGTAGGAGCCTTTCAGACCACAGGCACGAGAGGACACAGTCCTTTTCCCTCGAGGTGTCGGGGGGTCGGTCACGGCACCGCATGTGCCCACACTCCTCTGGGTGCACTTGGGCACGCAGCGGGCTGTGCCAGGCCTCGGCCTCTCCCTGAGAGGGTCCACAGTTACATGCTCCGCGTCCCGCCCGCAGTGGGCAAATGCGGTAAACCGTTCTCGGGTGAGTAAGGGATTTCACTGGACTTGAGTCTGGGTGTTTGGATTTTCCAAAGAGTCCACACATCGATTCTCCATTTAAGCCAAATCATATTTTCCCAGTACCTTACGATCTGTGAAGGGTGGAAATAGTGAACGGCACCTTAATTTCGGGATGTGGGTACTTGAAGGGTTTTTGGTATAGAGGGAGTCACTGACTCGGCAGCCCTCACCCGGCCCCTGGCCCTGGGCACAGAAGCCCCGAGGGCCGGCCCGTCGCGGTATTCAGGATGTGTGTTCTTTCTTCCCAGAGTCCACGGCAGTGGCGGCCACTGCGGCCCCTTCGCCTCCGAAGACACCCAGCCTTCTGGCCCCTCTTGGCTCTCCACAGTCAGGGCCCCTTCCAGGCACCTCCTCAGACAGCAAATCTGCAGCCTCTTTCTTGGGGCTGCCGCCTGTTGCGTCCCAGATACCAGCCACCGACACCACCGTGTCCTCTCCGGCTCCTCAGGCTGAGACGTCTGCCACGTCCCCAGCCCCGGCtgccccgtcccccacccccaagccgaGTCTTCTGCTGGGAATGCTGAGCGCCGCACCTGCTGACCCCCCCGTGTCGACAGCCCCCAGCCTGTCCTCAGCATCTCCCATGTTCAAGCCCATCTTTGTGGTCCCGCCAAAAAGCGAGAACGAGGACCCCTTGCTGTCCAGCCCCTCCAAGGTCGCCACCACGGCACCTTCCGGCTCTGCCCTCGCTGCACCTGCCAGCAGCCCTCAGCCCACGTTCAAGCCTATCTTTGGCAGCATGGGGTCCCCTGCGTCTGCGCCCTTGTCCGCTCCCTTCTCCTTCAGTCAGACCGCTGCCCCGGCCCCCGCCGGGAACGTTCCTCTCTTCGCCGGGCAGGCCGGTGCCGCCTCAGCCACGGCTCCCGCGAGCACAGCCAGCACGTCGGCCGACTCCGCGTCGAAGCCCGTGTTCAGCTTCGGCGCGAGCAGCGTGACCAGCACCACCACCTCCGCTGCGCCACCTTTCCTCTTTGGGGCGCCCCCCGCCTCCGGGGCCAGCTTTACCCCAGCCACGGGCTCCATCTTCCATTTCGGCAAGCCACCCGCCGCGCCCGCGTCCACGGCTGTCACCACGTTCGGCCAGTCCCTGCCCGGAGCCGCGCAggccaccgccgccgccaccagcagcagcagcgccGCCTCCTTCAGCGGGTTTGGGGGCCTCAGCACACCCGCGCCCACCACCAGCAGCCCGCCGGCGCCGActttcaccaccaccaccgccgccCCGGCCTTCCACATTCCCTTCGGCTTGAGCACCAAGCCTGCGCTGTCTTCGTACCCGGGGGCCAACCCCCAGCCCGCGTTCGGGGCTGCTGACGGGCAGCAGCAGGGGGCCGCCAAGCCGGCCCTCGCCCCCAGCTTCGGCAGCTCTTTCACTTTCGGGAACTCTGCAGCCCCGACCCCGGCCACGACCCCAGCgcctggcccagcccagcctgcctTTGGCGGCACCACGCAGTCCAGTTTCGGCAGCTTGAAGCCTGCCGCCTCCGCCTTCGGCACCCCCGCCAGCACCCAGCCCGCCTTCGGCAGCAGCAcgcctatgttctcctttggGGCGGCCACCACCTCCGGCTTTGGAGCTACGACGCAGACCACCAGCAGCGGGACCGGTAGCTCCGTGTTTGGCAGCACGACGCTGTCACCCTTCACGTTCGGAGGATCTGCCGGCCCGGCTGGCAGCGGGGGCTTTGGGATCAACGTGGCCACCCCCGGCACCTCCGGAGCGTTCAACTTTGGCACAGGACAGAGTGGGACCACCAGCGGCACGACCCCTTTCGGAGGAGGCTCGAGTCAGAGCGCATTGGGCGGACCCAGTCAAAGCACACCCTTTGCCTTCAATGTGGGCAGCACCCCTGAGAGCAAACCTGTGTTCGGAGGTAAGATCGGGAATGGCGTTGGTCAGCCGCAGCAGGCGCCGTTCTACGTGCCGGGATTAGTTTCCTAACTTAGAGAGCTTTCCAGTCTGGCCGGGACGAGGCTGATGGTCAGTGGTGAAATGCAGGGTGAGAAGCAGGAAGCGTCAGGTAGAAGGCAGGACGTCATGAGTTGCTGTGGAGGAGCTTTTCAGGGAGTCAAGGAGGTCAGGCTCTTAGGAAATTTAAGCCAAGTCTCCATCTGGGTTGTGCACAAGGGTTAGGAGTGTGGGTGGGTCTGTGTGTGTGGGAGAGCGCTTTTTGGGCACAGAGAGGCAGTGTAAAGGCCCCGGGGCAGGAGCAAGCTCTGCTCGTTCAGGAACACAGAAAAGCAAAGTGCGGCTCGAGGATCTGAAAATGGAAATGATCCAAAATGCTGTGGGGAGGCAGGCGGAGTTGAAGGTCATTCAGGACCAGAGTTAAATTTGGATTTTAAGTAGGAAGGGAGGTCCTTGTAGAATTTCAGAAGAAGAATTAAGGGATTGTATCTGCCCTGCAAAAGGGGACTTACAAGTTCTCGTCCTGATGGTTTCTATTCTCACGTGTGGGAGAGGGTCCCAGGGACTGGACTGGGGAGCTGTGTGTACAGGGAGGGAGGGCCTCTTGAAGTGGTTGGGAGAGTGGGAAAAAGAACATAATGAGATTCTGGTAGAATTTTCAGGAAGCTCTGAGCACCGGAGAACTGGGTTTATGAATTTGAGGTGAGGCCAGCCCACACTGCTAGGTTATTCCTCAGCAGCGTTCACACGTGAGCACACGGAGGGCAGGGGATACCCCACCTGTGTCCGCTTTAGTAGGTTCCCGCAGCGGGGACACGGGCACGCTGGGACGGGAGGGCTCCGTGACCTGGGGGTCCTCTGGGAACTTGGAGGGCCCCTGGGGGTTGTCAGGGGTGACTGGgacagggcaggggtggaggcagAAGGGAGATGGCAAGGTCAGGAGTGAGGAGGCCTGCCCTCCTCTGAGGGCTGTCGGGAGGCAGCGGCGGGACTGGACAGTGGCCCTCTGGTGGCAAGGGCAGAGGCAGTCTGGTGTGGTCTGGGAAGGCGAGCGGACCCACGGGTGGGGGGCGGTGTT
Proteins encoded:
- the POM121C gene encoding nuclear envelope pore membrane protein POM 121C, with the protein product MSPAAAAAGGGERRRPIASVRDGRGRGGGCGGRGGAALLGLSLFGLVLYLVPAAAALAWLAVGATAAWWGLSREPRGSRALSSLVRNARRQRTLHASPPAKSAVNGNLLEPRTLLEGPDPAELLLMGSYLGKPGPPQPAPAPEARDLLERPGRRRTPARAAPPAHSAHRVHHIHPSLPTPLLRSSRRPSHRDCGTLSNRFMITPRRRYPIQQAQYSLLGVLPTVCWNGYHKKTVLSARNSKMVCSPVTVRIAPPDSKRTRSPLPEQTISSTLSSPSSNAPDPCAKETVLSALKERKKRTVEEEDQIFSDSQENKRRRHDSSGSGHSAFEPLVANGVPASFVPKPGSLKRGLNSQSSDDHSNKRSRTSSVSSLTSTYTGGIPSSSRNAITSSYSSTRGFSQLWKRSGRSSSPLSSPASSRSQTPERPAKKIREDELSHRSRSSTPSAADKEAQGERAADTTTWKAQNSWSSPPTPGSSGQRKRKVQLLPSRRGARLTLPPPPQLGYSITAEDLELEKRASLRWFNKALAEGTDAASNCVTEKPPTTQPSLTFTLPAAGTPAGTTAAPAAATAPAPAPSPNPLLESLKKLQSSASLPPSPESTAVAATAAPSPPKTPSLLAPLGSPQSGPLPGTSSDSKSAASFLGLPPVASQIPATDTTVSSPAPQAETSATSPAPAAPSPTPKPSLLLGMLSAAPADPPVSTAPSLSSASPMFKPIFVVPPKSENEDPLLSSPSKVATTAPSGSALAAPASSPQPTFKPIFGSMGSPASAPLSAPFSFSQTAAPAPAGNVPLFAGQAGAASATAPASTASTSADSASKPVFSFGASSVTSTTTSAAPPFLFGAPPASGASFTPATGSIFHFGKPPAAPASTAVTTFGQSLPGAAQATAAATSSSSAASFSGFGGLSTPAPTTSSPPAPTFTTTTAAPAFHIPFGLSTKPALSSYPGANPQPAFGAADGQQQGAAKPALAPSFGSSFTFGNSAAPTPATTPAPGPAQPAFGGTTQSSFGSLKPAASAFGTPASTQPAFGSSTPMFSFGAATTSGFGATTQTTSSGTGSSVFGSTTLSPFTFGGSAGPAGSGGFGINVATPGTSGAFNFGTGQSGTTSGTTPFGGGSSQSALGGPSQSTPFAFNVGSTPESKPVFGGTSTPTFGQNTPASGVGTSGSGLSFGASSTPTQGFVGVRPFGSAAPSFSIGAGSKTPGARQRLQARRQHTRKK